In Polynucleobacter sp. AP-Ainpum-60-G11, one DNA window encodes the following:
- the frc gene encoding formyl-CoA transferase: protein MAKALEGVKILDFTHVQSGPTCTQLLAWFGADVIKVEKSGEGDATRGQLRDIPDADSLYFTMLNHNKRSITVNTKTPKGKEILERLIKECDVLVENFAPGALDRMGFSWERIQELNPMMIMASVKGFGPGPYEDCKVYENVAQCAGGSASTTGFDDGPPMVTGAQIGDSGTGLHLALGIVTALYQRTHSGRGQKVLAAMQDAVLNLCRVKLRDQQRLERVGLMQEYPQFPNGEFGDSVPRAGNASGGGQPGWIVKCKGWETDPNSYMYVIVQAPVWEAICKVIGREDWITDVRFASPMARLPHLMEIFGEIEKWTMTKTKFEVMDILNKYDIPCGPILSMKEIAEEPALRATGTVVEVDHPIRGKYLTVGNPIKMSDSPTDVTRSPLLGEHTDEILHELGYSTDELISLRHDKVI, encoded by the coding sequence ATGGCAAAAGCATTAGAAGGAGTCAAAATCCTTGACTTCACTCACGTTCAATCTGGCCCAACTTGTACTCAGTTGCTGGCTTGGTTCGGCGCAGATGTAATCAAAGTAGAAAAATCCGGTGAGGGCGATGCCACTCGTGGTCAATTGCGCGATATCCCTGATGCAGATAGTTTGTATTTCACAATGTTGAACCATAACAAGCGTTCAATCACTGTGAATACTAAAACTCCAAAAGGTAAGGAAATTCTGGAGCGCTTGATTAAAGAATGTGATGTTCTCGTTGAGAACTTTGCTCCTGGTGCATTAGATCGTATGGGCTTCTCTTGGGAGCGTATTCAAGAGCTCAACCCTATGATGATCATGGCCTCAGTCAAAGGTTTCGGCCCTGGCCCTTACGAGGATTGCAAGGTTTATGAAAACGTAGCCCAGTGTGCTGGCGGTTCAGCCTCTACCACTGGATTTGATGACGGTCCTCCGATGGTGACTGGTGCTCAAATTGGCGATAGCGGAACTGGTTTGCATTTAGCGCTCGGTATTGTGACTGCACTATATCAACGTACTCACTCTGGCCGCGGTCAAAAAGTATTGGCAGCAATGCAAGATGCGGTATTGAATTTATGTCGTGTGAAGTTGCGCGATCAACAGCGCCTAGAGCGCGTTGGTTTGATGCAAGAGTATCCCCAGTTCCCGAATGGTGAGTTTGGCGACTCTGTACCCCGTGCTGGTAATGCCTCTGGTGGTGGTCAGCCTGGCTGGATTGTTAAATGTAAAGGCTGGGAAACGGATCCTAATTCCTATATGTATGTCATCGTGCAAGCTCCTGTTTGGGAAGCCATTTGCAAAGTGATCGGCCGCGAAGATTGGATTACGGATGTGCGTTTCGCATCACCAATGGCTCGCTTGCCACATTTAATGGAAATTTTCGGTGAAATCGAAAAATGGACAATGACAAAGACGAAGTTTGAAGTCATGGATATTTTGAATAAATACGATATTCCTTGCGGCCCAATTTTGTCGATGAAAGAGATTGCTGAAGAGCCGGCATTACGTGCTACTGGGACTGTTGTTGAAGTAGATCATCCAATTCGTGGCAAGTACCTTACTGTGGGTAATCCAATTAAGATGTCTGATAGCCCAACCGATGTGACTCGTTCACCGTTACTAGGTGAGCATACCGACGAGATCCTTCACGAACTTGGCTATTCAACGGATGAGTTGATTAGTCTTCGTCACGATAAGGTGATCTAA
- a CDS encoding methionyl-tRNA formyltransferase: MRVALIGSADFGKAALEAFLDRGDEVVAVFCPPDNPKSSKPEVLKEAAIARGLTPLQFASLKGPEAAQAMIDGKADICVMAYVIQFVPQELCKIPKHGTIQYHPSLLPKYRGPSAINWAIALGEEKTGLTIFRPSDGLDEGEVILQKEVPIAPDDTLGKVYFDKLFPLGIQALLEAADLVIANQHQEVIQDESQANYEGWFDANAAQIHWATHISQIYNVIRACNPAPGAWTKFGEQKVQIYDCHKHVAATFGSVKGKPGEVTQITLDSFFVACHGGQIEVLKAKGAAGKVTGAELAKELNLEVGQFFTL; encoded by the coding sequence ATGCGTGTTGCGCTGATTGGGAGTGCGGATTTTGGTAAGGCGGCATTAGAGGCTTTTTTAGATCGCGGCGATGAAGTGGTAGCTGTGTTTTGCCCGCCGGATAATCCAAAATCTAGTAAACCTGAAGTGCTGAAAGAGGCGGCGATTGCAAGAGGCTTAACTCCCTTGCAGTTTGCCTCGCTTAAAGGTCCTGAGGCGGCGCAAGCAATGATTGATGGCAAGGCCGATATCTGTGTCATGGCCTATGTGATTCAGTTTGTACCGCAAGAGCTTTGCAAGATTCCAAAGCATGGAACTATCCAGTATCACCCTTCGCTTCTACCAAAGTATCGTGGTCCAAGCGCCATTAATTGGGCGATTGCATTGGGCGAAGAGAAAACCGGCTTAACCATCTTCCGTCCATCCGATGGCTTGGATGAGGGTGAAGTGATTCTTCAAAAAGAAGTGCCTATTGCTCCTGATGACACTCTGGGTAAAGTCTACTTTGATAAATTATTTCCATTGGGCATTCAGGCTCTACTTGAGGCTGCCGATCTCGTGATTGCCAATCAACATCAAGAAGTCATTCAAGATGAATCGCAGGCAAATTACGAGGGTTGGTTTGATGCGAATGCTGCTCAAATCCATTGGGCTACTCATATTAGCCAAATCTACAACGTGATTCGTGCATGCAATCCTGCTCCTGGAGCTTGGACTAAGTTTGGCGAGCAAAAAGTGCAGATTTACGATTGCCATAAGCATGTAGCGGCTACCTTTGGATCCGTTAAAGGTAAGCCTGGTGAAGTGACTCAAATTACTTTGGATTCATTCTTTGTCGCCTGTCATGGCGGACAGATTGAAGTCCTCAAAGCAAAGGGTGCCGCTGGAAAAGTAACTGGTGCTGAATTGGCTAAAGAGTTGAACTTAGAAGTGGGTCAGTTCTTTACCTTGTAA
- the panC gene encoding pantoate--beta-alanine ligase — translation MKIISDIQELRDHLRGQNRASFVPTMGNLHEGHLSLMRLARQHGDPVVASIFVNRLQFGPNEDFDSYPRTMQADIDKLEKEGVYILFAPTERDLYPQPQEYRVDPPQQLGDILEGEFRPGFFKGVCTVVLKLLSCVQPKVAVFGKKDYQQLMIIRQMAKQFALPVEIIPGETIRAEDGLALSSRNGYLSIEERAEAPELQKALKEVRARVLDLSERNTHSLIEIEKLAVELLTGRGWQPDYIAIRQQSDLAPASNESLQAGEPLVILTAAKLGKTRLIDNLEV, via the coding sequence ATGAAAATTATTAGCGACATACAAGAGTTGCGTGACCACTTGCGTGGACAGAATCGCGCTTCCTTTGTTCCTACCATGGGCAACCTCCATGAAGGTCATTTATCTCTCATGCGCCTTGCCAGGCAGCACGGTGATCCAGTAGTAGCCAGCATCTTTGTTAACCGCCTTCAGTTTGGCCCCAATGAAGATTTTGATAGCTATCCGCGCACCATGCAGGCAGACATTGATAAGCTTGAAAAAGAAGGTGTGTACATCCTATTTGCACCAACTGAACGAGACCTCTACCCGCAGCCCCAAGAGTACCGAGTAGACCCTCCACAACAGCTTGGAGATATTCTTGAAGGGGAGTTCCGCCCTGGCTTCTTTAAGGGTGTTTGCACTGTCGTACTGAAGCTTCTCTCTTGCGTGCAGCCTAAAGTCGCCGTATTTGGGAAAAAAGATTATCAACAGCTGATGATCATTCGTCAGATGGCTAAGCAGTTTGCATTGCCCGTTGAAATCATTCCTGGTGAAACTATTCGTGCTGAAGATGGCCTTGCCCTCTCCTCTCGCAATGGCTACCTCTCCATTGAAGAACGCGCAGAAGCGCCTGAACTGCAAAAGGCTTTGAAGGAAGTCCGCGCACGAGTACTAGATTTAAGCGAGCGCAATACACATTCATTGATCGAGATTGAAAAACTAGCAGTAGAACTTCTCACTGGACGTGGCTGGCAACCGGATTACATTGCCATTCGCCAGCAAAGTGATTTAGCGCCAGCCTCCAATGAAAGTCTGCAAGCTGGCGAGCCATTAGTCATTCTCACGGCTGCCAAGCTTGGTAAAACACGCTTAATTGATAACCTAGAGGTTTAA
- a CDS encoding ScpA family protein has protein sequence MSSAFAKLYGEPLFKLPTDLYIPPDALEVFLEAFEGPLDLLLYLIRKQNFNVLDIPMAQVTQQYLSYIDQIRHHNLELAAEYLLMAAMLIEIKSRMLLPMKKADSDEEVEDPRAELVRRLLEYERMKLAAQELDQIPQHGRDFQIAHGYVDTTVAVTWPEVNQDDLQMAWRDVLHRAKLNQHHTITREELSVRDFMTRILRRLQSTKFVEFGELFEEAIKSGKGIPIVIVNFIAMLELSREALVEITQAEPYAPIYVRLAYTPVA, from the coding sequence ATGTCTTCAGCATTCGCCAAGCTCTATGGTGAGCCATTATTTAAACTCCCAACAGATCTCTATATTCCGCCTGATGCTCTAGAAGTTTTTCTAGAGGCGTTTGAAGGCCCTCTTGATCTCCTGCTTTACCTCATTCGTAAACAGAATTTCAACGTACTTGATATTCCGATGGCACAGGTGACCCAACAGTACCTGAGCTACATCGATCAAATTCGTCATCACAACCTAGAACTCGCCGCTGAGTACTTATTGATGGCCGCCATGTTGATCGAAATTAAGTCTCGCATGCTATTGCCAATGAAGAAGGCTGATAGCGATGAAGAGGTAGAAGATCCACGCGCTGAACTGGTTCGCCGCCTCTTAGAGTACGAGCGTATGAAACTAGCCGCACAAGAACTGGATCAAATTCCGCAGCATGGGCGTGACTTCCAAATCGCTCACGGTTATGTTGACACTACTGTTGCTGTCACTTGGCCCGAGGTCAACCAAGATGATTTACAAATGGCTTGGCGTGACGTCTTGCATCGTGCAAAACTCAATCAGCACCACACCATTACTCGCGAGGAACTTTCCGTACGTGACTTCATGACACGGATTTTGCGTCGCTTGCAAAGCACTAAATTCGTAGAGTTCGGTGAGTTATTCGAGGAAGCCATTAAATCTGGCAAAGGTATTCCGATAGTGATCGTGAACTTCATCGCGATGTTAGAGCTCTCTCGTGAAGCATTAGTAGAAATTACCCAGGCTGAACCATATGCACCAATTTATGTGCGTCTCGCCTACACCCCTGTTGCATGA
- a CDS encoding DUF3460 family protein encodes MMARYTSEFTQFLNELKSEKPHLEAGQQAGRALLWDKEPLTTEDQRRAKAAKLKQRAYVYSND; translated from the coding sequence ATGATGGCTAGATATACATCCGAATTCACCCAGTTCTTAAATGAGCTCAAGTCCGAGAAGCCACACCTCGAAGCAGGCCAGCAAGCTGGTCGTGCACTCCTTTGGGACAAAGAGCCTTTGACTACGGAAGATCAACGTCGCGCTAAAGCAGCAAAATTAAAGCAACGCGCTTACGTTTACTCGAATGACTAA
- the metG gene encoding methionine--tRNA ligase, whose protein sequence is MSSPKRRLLVTSALPYANGQIHIGHLVEYIQTDIWVRFQRMRGHEVHYVGADDTHGTPIMLRAEKEGLTPKELIANVWKEHKRDFDDFLISFDNYYTTDSPENEALSQSIYLKLRDAGLIEMRSIEQAYDPVKEMFLPDRFIKGECPKCGAKDQYGDSCEKCGATYSPTDLKNPFSVVSGATPIKKVSDHYFFKLSDPRCETFLREWTQVKTPLQPEARNKMKEWVGEPGDSKLGDWDISRDAPYFGFEIPDAPGKYFYVWLDAPIGYYASFLNYCQSKGLNFEEWVRPDTTTEQYHFIGKDILYFHTLFWPATLHFAGYRTPTNVFAHGFLTVDGEKMSKSRGTLISAHSVIESGFNPEWFRYYFATKLNDSMEDLDLNLQDFVARVNSDLLGKYINIASRSAGFLVKRFGGIVSDAAMNNPLLIDIAAASEKIAELYEAREYAKALRTIMELADRVNAFVDENKPWEIAKDPEREADLQRVCSVTLEAFRLLSLYLKPVLPQVTAGVEDFLSVPAMSWNDVKTPLSSQNPIKAYKHLMTRVEAPQIEALLAANL, encoded by the coding sequence ATGAGTAGCCCCAAACGTCGCCTGCTAGTTACCTCCGCCTTGCCTTACGCCAATGGCCAAATTCATATTGGACATTTGGTGGAATACATCCAAACGGATATTTGGGTGCGCTTCCAAAGAATGCGTGGTCACGAGGTGCATTATGTCGGCGCTGACGATACTCACGGCACACCGATTATGTTGCGCGCTGAAAAAGAGGGTCTGACTCCTAAAGAGCTCATCGCCAATGTTTGGAAAGAGCACAAACGCGACTTCGATGATTTCTTAATCTCGTTTGACAACTACTACACCACAGACAGCCCTGAGAATGAAGCACTTTCTCAAAGCATCTATCTCAAGTTGCGCGATGCAGGCTTAATTGAAATGCGCTCGATTGAGCAAGCATACGACCCTGTTAAAGAGATGTTCTTGCCAGATCGCTTTATTAAAGGTGAGTGCCCTAAGTGTGGCGCCAAAGATCAGTACGGCGACTCTTGCGAAAAATGTGGGGCAACTTATTCACCGACTGATTTGAAGAACCCGTTCTCTGTAGTAAGCGGTGCAACACCCATTAAAAAAGTTTCTGATCATTACTTCTTCAAATTATCCGATCCTCGTTGTGAAACTTTCTTGCGCGAGTGGACTCAAGTCAAAACCCCGTTACAACCTGAAGCACGTAACAAGATGAAGGAATGGGTTGGAGAGCCAGGAGATAGCAAGCTTGGAGATTGGGACATCTCTCGTGATGCGCCCTACTTTGGCTTTGAAATCCCCGATGCACCAGGAAAATATTTCTATGTATGGCTTGATGCGCCAATTGGCTATTACGCCAGCTTCCTCAACTACTGCCAGAGCAAAGGTCTGAACTTTGAGGAATGGGTCAGACCCGATACCACTACCGAGCAGTACCACTTCATTGGCAAAGACATTCTGTATTTCCACACACTCTTTTGGCCAGCAACTCTGCACTTTGCGGGCTACCGTACACCAACTAATGTATTTGCTCACGGCTTCCTCACCGTTGATGGTGAGAAGATGAGTAAGTCACGTGGTACTTTAATTTCTGCGCATAGCGTGATTGAATCCGGATTTAATCCAGAATGGTTCCGCTATTACTTTGCAACCAAACTCAATGACAGCATGGAAGATTTAGATTTAAATCTCCAAGACTTTGTTGCACGCGTTAACAGTGACCTATTGGGCAAGTACATCAACATCGCCAGTCGTAGCGCCGGTTTCTTGGTGAAACGTTTTGGTGGCATTGTTTCCGATGCGGCCATGAATAATCCACTGCTCATTGATATTGCAGCAGCAAGCGAAAAGATTGCTGAACTTTATGAGGCTCGTGAATACGCAAAAGCATTGCGCACCATCATGGAGTTAGCGGACAGGGTCAATGCCTTTGTTGATGAAAACAAACCTTGGGAAATTGCCAAAGATCCTGAGCGTGAAGCTGACTTACAGAGAGTCTGTAGCGTCACCTTGGAGGCATTCCGTTTGTTGAGCCTCTATCTCAAGCCAGTACTTCCTCAAGTTACAGCCGGAGTTGAGGACTTTCTCTCAGTGCCAGCCATGTCCTGGAATGACGTTAAAACACCGCTCTCCAGCCAAAATCCGATCAAAGCCTATAAACACCTTATGACCCGGGTTGAAGCGCCTCAAATCGAGGCTTTATTAGCGGCAAACCTCTAA